From one Caldithrix abyssi DSM 13497 genomic stretch:
- a CDS encoding HD domain-containing protein, giving the protein MMKAYFEKVFKPVLDKIKDEELKEKTIACWVMAAEEGGWKEEQIEQIPFTLLTDTKGLNLIEHTIAVTMGAAGLAQAMMEHYRTMPLEINMDWLYAGGLLHDVGKLLEFEYVDGEYRKSHFGKCARHPISGAIVAAKVGLNNEIINMIANHAKEGDGRPQRIETVLIHQADFATFNPLVMLQKGLLIE; this is encoded by the coding sequence ATGATGAAAGCTTATTTCGAAAAAGTTTTTAAACCGGTGTTAGATAAAATTAAAGACGAAGAATTGAAAGAAAAGACCATCGCCTGCTGGGTAATGGCCGCCGAAGAAGGGGGCTGGAAGGAAGAACAGATCGAGCAAATTCCTTTTACCTTGTTAACCGACACCAAAGGCTTGAATTTAATTGAGCACACGATTGCGGTTACCATGGGCGCCGCCGGGCTGGCGCAGGCCATGATGGAACACTACCGCACCATGCCGCTGGAAATAAACATGGATTGGCTGTATGCCGGCGGCTTGCTGCACGATGTGGGAAAACTTCTGGAGTTTGAGTATGTTGATGGCGAGTACCGCAAAAGTCACTTTGGCAAATGCGCCCGTCATCCCATTTCCGGAGCCATTGTCGCCGCCAAAGTAGGCCTGAACAATGAAATCATTAATATGATTGCCAACCACGCCAAAGAAGGCGATGGACGTCCGCAGCGAATCGAAACGGTTTTAATTCATCAGGCAGATTTTGCCACGTTTAACCCGCTGGTTATGCTGCAAAAGGGCTTGTTGATTGAATAA
- a CDS encoding isocitrate/isopropylmalate dehydrogenase family protein, producing the protein MSKRTIVTMPGDGIGKTVLPEAIRVLEAAGFEADYVHADIGWEFWCKEGNPLPQRTIDLLEKHKLALFGAITSKPKAEAAKELAPELQDKGYVYYSPIVGLRQHFDLDICMRPCKTFKGNPLNFIRRGPGDTIEEPEVDVVIFRQNTEGLYVGVEWTNPPDEVYNALMTHPKMKKFAWSPKEELAISTRIFTKKYTERIVRAAFEYADKFGYKSVTVCEKPNVIRETSGMMLAIGKEVAAEYPHIQLWNTNIDAQMMWLTKNPEDYGVIVAGNMFGDIVSDGFAGLVGGLGFACSANIGKEVAIFEPTHGSAPKYETFDPPIVNPIAMILTACMMLDHIGENDKANKIRQAVADVIAEGKVRTYDMLKMRGSQDVIEKGAATTYQMTDAIIEKLK; encoded by the coding sequence ATGAGCAAACGCACTATTGTAACCATGCCGGGCGATGGAATTGGCAAAACGGTTTTGCCGGAAGCCATACGCGTACTGGAAGCCGCCGGTTTTGAGGCTGATTATGTTCATGCCGATATTGGCTGGGAATTCTGGTGTAAAGAAGGCAATCCTTTGCCGCAGCGCACCATTGACCTGCTTGAAAAACATAAACTGGCCCTTTTTGGAGCCATAACCTCCAAACCAAAAGCGGAAGCCGCCAAAGAGCTGGCGCCCGAACTGCAGGATAAAGGTTATGTGTATTACAGTCCGATCGTGGGGCTGCGTCAGCATTTTGATCTGGATATTTGTATGCGTCCCTGCAAAACTTTTAAAGGCAATCCCCTCAATTTCATTCGTCGCGGGCCGGGCGACACCATTGAAGAACCGGAAGTGGATGTGGTTATCTTTCGTCAGAATACCGAAGGGTTGTATGTTGGCGTTGAATGGACTAATCCGCCGGATGAGGTGTACAATGCGCTGATGACGCATCCCAAAATGAAAAAATTTGCCTGGTCGCCCAAAGAGGAGCTGGCCATCAGCACGCGTATTTTCACCAAAAAATATACCGAACGGATTGTGCGCGCCGCTTTTGAATATGCAGATAAATTCGGATACAAATCGGTTACGGTTTGTGAAAAACCCAATGTGATTCGCGAAACTTCCGGAATGATGCTGGCCATTGGCAAAGAAGTGGCCGCCGAATATCCGCACATTCAGCTGTGGAACACCAACATCGACGCGCAGATGATGTGGCTGACCAAGAATCCGGAAGATTACGGCGTCATCGTGGCCGGCAATATGTTCGGCGATATCGTATCAGACGGTTTTGCCGGATTGGTGGGCGGCCTGGGATTTGCCTGCAGCGCCAACATTGGCAAAGAGGTCGCCATTTTTGAGCCTACGCACGGCTCGGCGCCCAAATACGAAACATTCGATCCGCCGATTGTCAATCCTATTGCCATGATTTTAACGGCCTGCATGATGCTGGATCATATCGGCGAAAATGACAAAGCCAATAAAATTCGCCAGGCCGTGGCCGATGTGATTGCCGAAGGAAAGGTGCGTACGTACGACATGCTAAAAATGCGCGGCAGTCAGGATGTCATTGAGAAAGGCGCCGCCACCACCTATCAGATGACCGACGCCATCATTGAAAAATTAAAATAA
- a CDS encoding TrmB family transcriptional regulator: MDLLKHLKLLGFTVYEAKAYIALLKQANSTGYEIARLSGIPASKIYEVLNKLQDREVIMALGSDPKRYIPFPPDEILKKLKADYLHSIEFLQEKLAEIYEKDGYDQHYIWNISGDENIFRKLRELISSAESEIYISIWAEELAVLHESLEEKEREGVKIFLVLFGNSTYRLKRTFHHGREHEIRQERRARRLAVVVDSASMMIINFKDEGLTTAAYTLNRGMVLLTKDYIIHDIYTIKMQEKFGDEAFTIFEKLT, translated from the coding sequence ATGGATTTGTTGAAGCATCTAAAATTACTGGGCTTTACCGTTTACGAAGCCAAAGCGTACATTGCTTTGCTCAAGCAGGCTAATTCTACCGGCTACGAAATAGCCAGGTTGTCGGGCATCCCCGCATCAAAGATTTATGAAGTTCTTAATAAGCTTCAGGATCGTGAAGTGATTATGGCTCTGGGCAGCGACCCAAAGCGCTACATTCCTTTCCCACCGGATGAAATTTTAAAAAAACTCAAAGCGGACTATTTGCACAGTATAGAGTTTTTGCAGGAAAAACTGGCTGAAATTTACGAAAAAGACGGCTACGATCAGCATTACATCTGGAATATTTCCGGCGATGAAAACATTTTCAGAAAATTGCGCGAACTGATTTCCAGCGCGGAATCGGAAATATATATTTCCATCTGGGCAGAAGAGTTGGCTGTGCTGCATGAGTCTCTTGAAGAAAAAGAACGCGAGGGCGTAAAAATATTTTTGGTGCTGTTTGGCAATTCGACCTATCGATTAAAACGCACCTTTCACCACGGTCGGGAGCACGAGATTCGTCAGGAACGGAGAGCCCGCCGTCTGGCCGTTGTGGTGGATAGCGCGAGCATGATGATCATTAATTTTAAAGACGAAGGCCTGACTACCGCCGCTTACACACTGAATCGCGGAATGGTTCTACTGACTAAAGATTACATCATCCATGATATCTACACCATAAAGATGCAGGAAAAATTTGGCGACGAAGCCTTTACCATATTTGAAAAACTAACTTGA
- a CDS encoding porin, protein MSNRLFIMLIASMFINSFALAQGGSQNQTLPKIGVWIMSNYEYDTTEDIEPNSSFGVKHARLLFKGQTTDKMGYHAMVELVGPADKKPLLMQAWVSYTVSSFLKFRMGQFKYPFGYEAYPGRIYWKFLNPSYVTAGIVKKLGMTGGYFRDIGVEAAGEYALADNFSAIYKFMVFNGTGVNARDVNSSKDYAAFIGARLPETHLTLAGSFYRGKSLSDGTESEESAYGILLKFSAKKITAQAEYITAFYDAVNSDFKKEPAGFYVSGTYRFTQNIEVGLRYDQYEDDQNTANSTKTRYTFVGGYYFNKQNRIILNYEIRKDDLNHNIGDLFTVQLQTAL, encoded by the coding sequence ATGTCCAACAGATTGTTTATTATGCTTATCGCTTCGATGTTTATAAATAGTTTTGCCCTGGCGCAGGGGGGAAGTCAAAATCAAACCTTACCGAAAATTGGCGTTTGGATAATGAGTAACTATGAATATGATACCACAGAAGACATTGAACCGAACTCCAGCTTTGGCGTAAAGCACGCGCGATTACTTTTTAAAGGACAAACAACCGACAAAATGGGCTATCATGCGATGGTTGAGCTGGTCGGACCCGCGGATAAAAAACCGTTGTTGATGCAAGCCTGGGTTTCGTACACCGTTAGTTCCTTTCTTAAATTTCGTATGGGACAGTTCAAGTATCCCTTTGGGTATGAGGCCTATCCCGGCCGGATTTATTGGAAATTTTTAAATCCATCTTACGTAACGGCTGGTATTGTTAAAAAACTGGGAATGACCGGCGGATATTTTCGGGATATTGGCGTTGAGGCTGCCGGAGAGTACGCGCTTGCAGATAATTTTTCCGCCATTTACAAATTTATGGTTTTCAACGGCACAGGCGTTAATGCGCGTGATGTGAATAGTTCGAAAGATTACGCTGCCTTTATCGGAGCGCGTCTGCCCGAAACGCATTTGACCCTTGCCGGTTCTTTTTATCGGGGAAAAAGCCTGAGTGACGGAACGGAGAGCGAGGAATCTGCTTATGGAATTCTCTTAAAATTTTCAGCAAAGAAGATAACGGCACAGGCTGAATATATTACGGCCTTTTACGATGCAGTAAACAGCGATTTTAAAAAAGAACCAGCAGGCTTTTATGTTTCGGGAACGTATCGCTTTACGCAAAACATAGAGGTCGGACTGCGTTATGATCAATATGAAGACGATCAAAATACAGCTAATAGTACGAAGACGCGCTATACGTTTGTGGGCGGCTATTATTTCAACAAACAAAATCGAATCATTCTAAATTATGAAATTCGCAAAGACGATTTAAACCATAATATTGGCGACCTGTTTACCGTGCAGCTTCAGACGGCTCTTTAA
- a CDS encoding DUF423 domain-containing protein translates to MGKFFMLGSISGAIGVILGAYGAHGGLRLLELHQTMITFEKAARYNMYHALALLAVAWALEKWPGQKKILNAAGWALAAGIVLFSGSLYVHALTGFSFGYITPAGGVAFMAGWVLMALAAWKAKDHSGR, encoded by the coding sequence ATGGGTAAATTTTTTATGCTTGGCTCTATATCTGGAGCAATTGGGGTGATATTAGGCGCTTACGGCGCGCACGGCGGACTCCGCTTGTTAGAGTTGCATCAAACAATGATAACCTTTGAAAAAGCGGCGCGCTACAACATGTACCATGCTCTGGCATTGCTGGCAGTCGCCTGGGCGCTGGAAAAATGGCCGGGACAAAAAAAGATTCTCAACGCGGCCGGCTGGGCGCTGGCTGCCGGCATCGTCTTGTTTTCCGGTTCGTTATACGTCCATGCCCTGACCGGCTTCAGTTTCGGATACATCACCCCAGCGGGCGGCGTGGCTTTTATGGCCGGCTGGGTTTTGATGGCCCTGGCAGCCTGGAAGGCGAAAGACCATAGCGGCCGGTAA
- a CDS encoding YfhL family 4Fe-4S dicluster ferredoxin, whose product MALYITEDCIACDACLPECPNEAITEGDPIYVINPDLCTECIGFYDEPQCAAVCPTDACQPDPNHQETEEQLLEKKKRIHGE is encoded by the coding sequence ATGGCACTTTATATCACAGAAGATTGTATTGCATGTGATGCATGCTTACCGGAATGCCCAAACGAGGCCATTACCGAAGGTGATCCCATTTATGTAATCAATCCCGACCTTTGTACCGAATGCATCGGTTTTTATGACGAGCCACAGTGCGCGGCTGTATGTCCGACTGATGCTTGCCAGCCAGATCCGAATCACCAGGAAACGGAAGAGCAATTATTGGAGAAGAAAAAACGTATTCATGGTGAATAA
- a CDS encoding dodecin — protein sequence MSNVYKMIEIVGTSNESYEKAIENAIQKASESLKAISWFEVVQQRGAVRDGKVEEYQVILKIGFKLLD from the coding sequence ATGAGCAACGTTTATAAGATGATCGAGATCGTTGGAACTTCAAATGAGAGCTATGAAAAGGCAATCGAGAATGCCATTCAAAAAGCTTCGGAATCATTAAAGGCCATAAGCTGGTTTGAGGTGGTTCAACAGCGCGGCGCCGTGCGTGACGGAAAGGTTGAAGAATATCAGGTAATTTTAAAAATTGGCTTTAAGTTGTTAGATTAA
- a CDS encoding MerR family transcriptional regulator, with amino-acid sequence MSEKGPFYTIGQVAEYFDLPQSVLRYWETVFDALSPMKSPGGSRRYSDRDLKIISEIKQLLYQRGFTIKGANKLLNQKYHIQQTSAESKKETVKKKAPISKATVKDSNNEKNRQILNQVIRELKEIVNTLENDVVS; translated from the coding sequence ATGTCTGAAAAAGGCCCATTTTATACCATCGGACAGGTGGCGGAGTATTTTGATTTACCCCAGTCGGTTTTACGTTACTGGGAAACGGTGTTTGACGCCCTGAGCCCCATGAAATCGCCCGGAGGAAGCAGGCGCTACAGTGATCGGGATTTGAAAATAATTTCGGAAATTAAACAGTTGCTATATCAAAGAGGATTTACCATTAAGGGAGCAAATAAACTGTTAAACCAAAAATATCATATTCAGCAAACGTCCGCAGAAAGTAAAAAGGAAACCGTCAAAAAAAAGGCACCCATTTCAAAAGCAACCGTTAAGGATTCAAATAATGAAAAAAATCGGCAAATTTTGAATCAGGTGATCAGGGAGTTAAAAGAAATTGTTAATACTCTTGAAAATGATGTCGTAAGTTAG
- a CDS encoding OPT family oligopeptide transporter, with translation MEKQKFKPYVPADSVLSELTFKAVFLGVLMAIVLGAANAYLGMKAGLTVAATFPAAVVAMAALRVWKGNILEENIARTTASVGEALVAGAIFTIPAFVISGVWDRLHYFESTLIMLIGGMLGVLFVTILRRSMVEEADLPFPESVAAAEIVKAGQGGQTGASAVFASMGIAAIWELFKNSNGIQLIKDYTHQFYQFSQSKIDMFGEKVTYGGGFLFETPAASPALTGVGFIVGLRVAAVLFAGAVMGWVVLVPLSIFANPALANYVANGHSWLEVAQQVWLKQIRPFAVGTMIVAAFYTLYNLKDSLITGITKAIRDLQAKKEHKGEVSRLEIDLDFKKVVWAIVGLSIPMFFLYEYFSASIVSALLLTVIMIILGFLFAAVAGYLVGLVGSSNNPISGLTLSSLLIAAVLLVLLGVKGQHGVLAVLGVAGVICTSAGIAGDMTQDLKVGHILGGTPWKMEIAEIIGVIIAALVLIFPMIAMDQVYHIGSAELPAPQAGLMALMAKGIVGGEMSWPLVLAGMFFAIGLIMIKSPSPMLIAVGMYLPFHSTAAIFVGGVIRWMLDTVLKKRNASDADRVKAENKGVLISSGLIAGEALMAVILAFVVLGERLSGVERLVNGETVSSLKYFAVQALGVQNPSVILGLLVFAGLIYLLVNVPLKAIKK, from the coding sequence ATGGAAAAGCAAAAGTTTAAGCCGTACGTTCCGGCTGATTCTGTTTTAAGCGAGTTGACGTTTAAGGCGGTTTTTCTTGGCGTGTTGATGGCCATCGTGCTTGGAGCGGCCAATGCCTACCTGGGCATGAAGGCCGGCTTAACGGTTGCCGCCACTTTTCCGGCGGCCGTGGTGGCCATGGCTGCTTTACGCGTGTGGAAAGGCAATATTCTTGAAGAGAATATCGCCCGAACAACCGCCTCGGTGGGCGAAGCGCTGGTGGCCGGCGCCATTTTCACCATTCCGGCTTTTGTCATCAGCGGCGTGTGGGATCGCCTGCACTACTTCGAAAGTACATTGATTATGCTGATTGGCGGGATGCTTGGCGTTCTTTTTGTGACCATTCTGCGCCGCAGCATGGTAGAAGAAGCCGATCTACCCTTTCCCGAAAGCGTTGCCGCCGCAGAAATCGTAAAAGCTGGCCAGGGCGGCCAGACCGGCGCCAGCGCGGTGTTTGCCAGTATGGGCATCGCCGCCATCTGGGAATTGTTTAAAAACAGCAACGGCATTCAATTGATAAAGGACTACACGCATCAATTTTATCAATTCAGCCAATCTAAAATAGATATGTTTGGAGAAAAAGTAACTTACGGCGGGGGCTTCCTTTTTGAAACACCGGCTGCCTCGCCTGCTTTAACGGGCGTCGGTTTTATCGTCGGTTTGCGCGTGGCCGCCGTGCTCTTTGCCGGCGCTGTTATGGGCTGGGTTGTTCTGGTGCCATTGAGCATTTTTGCCAATCCGGCGCTGGCCAATTACGTAGCCAACGGTCATTCCTGGTTAGAGGTTGCCCAGCAGGTCTGGCTGAAACAAATCAGGCCCTTTGCCGTGGGCACCATGATTGTCGCCGCCTTTTATACTCTTTACAATCTTAAAGATTCTTTAATCACCGGTATTACCAAGGCCATTCGGGATTTGCAGGCCAAAAAAGAACACAAGGGCGAAGTGTCGCGTCTGGAAATTGATCTGGATTTTAAAAAGGTAGTATGGGCCATTGTCGGTCTTTCCATTCCCATGTTTTTTCTTTATGAATATTTTTCGGCTTCCATTGTTAGCGCATTGTTATTAACGGTAATCATGATCATCTTAGGCTTTCTGTTTGCCGCGGTTGCCGGATATCTGGTGGGGCTGGTCGGCAGCTCGAACAATCCAATCAGCGGTTTGACCTTAAGCTCGCTGCTCATTGCGGCCGTTTTACTCGTTTTGCTCGGGGTTAAAGGGCAACATGGCGTACTGGCCGTACTGGGCGTGGCCGGCGTTATTTGCACCTCAGCAGGAATTGCCGGCGACATGACGCAGGATTTAAAGGTCGGCCACATCCTCGGCGGCACGCCCTGGAAGATGGAAATTGCGGAAATCATCGGCGTTATTATCGCTGCCCTGGTGCTCATCTTCCCCATGATTGCCATGGATCAGGTTTACCACATTGGCAGCGCCGAATTGCCTGCCCCGCAAGCGGGATTGATGGCTCTGATGGCAAAAGGTATTGTGGGCGGCGAGATGTCATGGCCGCTGGTGCTGGCTGGCATGTTTTTCGCCATTGGTTTAATCATGATTAAGTCGCCATCTCCCATGTTGATTGCCGTGGGTATGTATTTACCGTTTCATTCAACCGCAGCCATTTTTGTGGGCGGCGTTATTCGCTGGATGCTGGACACGGTTTTGAAAAAACGCAACGCCAGCGACGCAGACCGCGTAAAAGCCGAAAACAAGGGCGTGCTGATCTCTTCCGGTCTGATTGCCGGCGAGGCCTTAATGGCGGTGATTCTGGCCTTTGTGGTGCTTGGCGAACGACTCTCTGGCGTGGAGCGCCTGGTTAACGGCGAAACGGTTAGCTCCCTTAAATACTTTGCCGTTCAGGCGCTGGGCGTTCAAAATCCAAGCGTGATTTTAGGTCTGCTGGTGTTCGCCGGTTTGATCTATTTGCTGGTAAATGTTCCGCTGAAGGCCATAAAAAAATAG
- a CDS encoding PqqD family protein codes for MEDNVFFQLIPVRQFEWKIEEESQRVIILRPKYISKWAQKLTKPFTGESFFKIKLDALGSQVWQYCDGAHSVEEILHILQKKFPEEEDLDKRFVLFIKQLYREKFIDLLQKVVEEDSTTHPE; via the coding sequence ATGGAAGATAACGTATTTTTTCAACTGATACCCGTCCGGCAATTTGAATGGAAAATAGAAGAAGAATCGCAAAGAGTAATCATCTTGCGGCCTAAATACATTTCAAAATGGGCGCAAAAACTAACAAAGCCCTTCACGGGCGAAAGTTTTTTTAAGATTAAATTAGACGCCCTTGGCAGCCAGGTGTGGCAATACTGCGATGGCGCGCACAGCGTGGAAGAAATTCTCCATATTTTACAAAAAAAATTCCCGGAAGAAGAAGACCTGGATAAGCGTTTTGTTCTTTTCATCAAACAACTATACCGGGAGAAATTTATTGATCTTTTACAAAAGGTTGTGGAAGAAGATTCTACGACTCATCCAGAATAA
- the selD gene encoding selenide, water dikinase SelD has translation MDDIRLTQLVSCSGUASKVHPEVLDKIIGALKFKSHPALLVGHSSADDASVYRLNADLAIINTLDFFTPIVDDPYIYGQIAAANALSDVFAMGGEPFVALNILAFHQGKVKPPVVSKILQGGIDKAQEVGVVIAGGHSIQDQEIKYGLAVTGKVHPDKIWQNHTVQNGDVLVLTKPIGTGVVSTAIKQGKLPQHFEDEIVQSMRLINALPVQIARELELDVHACTDVTGFGLAGHLLEMMGDGIFSAMIRLRSIPKFESFVQYHEDYSLWPGGLHGNRLFVQDQLVARADLGEPSYCVLFDPQTNGGLLMALPEEDARRLNARALKRGYPFEITVIGKIVDRAEKKIILDES, from the coding sequence TTGGATGATATCAGATTAACGCAATTAGTCTCTTGTTCCGGCTGAGCCAGTAAAGTTCATCCAGAGGTTCTGGATAAGATTATTGGAGCTTTAAAGTTTAAAAGCCATCCCGCTCTGTTGGTGGGGCATAGCTCGGCTGACGACGCCAGCGTGTACCGTTTAAACGCGGACCTGGCCATAATCAATACGCTCGATTTTTTTACGCCGATTGTGGACGATCCGTATATTTACGGGCAGATCGCCGCGGCCAACGCTTTGAGCGATGTGTTTGCCATGGGCGGCGAACCGTTTGTCGCGCTGAACATTCTGGCCTTTCATCAGGGTAAGGTTAAACCTCCTGTGGTCAGTAAAATTTTGCAGGGCGGCATCGATAAAGCGCAGGAAGTGGGCGTGGTCATTGCCGGCGGCCATTCCATTCAGGATCAGGAAATCAAGTATGGCCTGGCGGTAACAGGGAAAGTGCATCCCGATAAAATCTGGCAAAACCACACCGTGCAAAACGGCGATGTGCTGGTGTTGACCAAACCCATTGGCACCGGCGTGGTGTCCACGGCCATCAAACAGGGCAAGCTGCCGCAGCATTTTGAAGATGAAATTGTGCAAAGCATGCGGTTGATTAACGCCCTGCCTGTTCAGATTGCCCGCGAGCTGGAGCTGGATGTCCATGCCTGTACGGACGTGACCGGCTTTGGGCTGGCCGGGCACCTGCTGGAGATGATGGGAGATGGTATATTTTCGGCCATGATCCGTTTGCGCAGCATTCCAAAATTCGAAAGTTTTGTCCAATATCATGAAGATTATTCATTATGGCCGGGCGGCCTGCACGGCAACCGTCTTTTTGTTCAGGATCAGTTAGTGGCGCGCGCTGATTTAGGCGAGCCGTCGTACTGCGTTCTGTTTGACCCGCAAACAAACGGGGGATTGTTAATGGCGCTGCCGGAAGAGGATGCGCGCCGTTTGAACGCCAGAGCTCTTAAACGCGGATATCCCTTTGAAATAACCGTGATCGGCAAAATTGTGGACAGAGCGGAGAAAAAGATTATTCTGGATGAGTCGTAG
- a CDS encoding DUF58 domain-containing protein: MKTQNTLKLLDPRFLSKIGNLQLIARAVVEGFITGLHKSPFHGFSVEFSQHRPYMAGDSLRFVDWKVYGRTDRFYIKQFEEETNLRSYLLVDVSRSMSYGSNDVSKWQYASYLAASLAYLLLRQRDATGLALFDERIKLHMPPRSMGSYLRQILNALETAKAGNDTQIARTLHQIADRFRRRGLIILISDLMDDPAQVIRGLKHFRHDQHEVIVFHVLDRQEVEFNFHGNVLFKDLESGEKIKTQPYLIKEQYRERMRAFLKMYQLETSKNNIEYQLIFTDEPLNIALTKFLSKRKRMI, encoded by the coding sequence ATGAAAACACAAAATACCTTAAAGTTATTAGACCCCAGGTTTCTTTCTAAAATCGGTAATCTGCAATTGATCGCCCGCGCGGTGGTGGAAGGCTTTATTACCGGCTTGCACAAAAGTCCCTTTCACGGTTTTAGCGTTGAATTTTCGCAGCACAGGCCCTACATGGCCGGCGACAGCTTGCGCTTTGTGGATTGGAAGGTTTACGGCAGAACCGATCGTTTTTACATCAAACAATTTGAAGAAGAAACCAATTTACGCTCCTATTTGCTGGTGGATGTTTCCCGATCCATGAGTTACGGCAGTAATGACGTTAGCAAATGGCAGTACGCCTCCTATCTGGCGGCGTCTCTGGCTTACCTGCTTTTGCGGCAGCGCGATGCAACCGGGCTGGCCCTGTTTGACGAACGCATCAAACTGCACATGCCGCCCCGCTCGATGGGGTCGTATCTGAGACAGATATTAAACGCGCTGGAAACAGCAAAAGCGGGCAATGATACGCAGATAGCCAGAACCTTACATCAAATAGCCGACCGCTTCCGCCGTAGAGGATTGATTATTCTGATTTCGGATTTGATGGACGATCCGGCTCAGGTAATCAGGGGATTGAAACACTTTCGCCACGACCAGCACGAGGTGATTGTATTTCATGTTCTGGATCGGCAGGAGGTCGAATTTAATTTTCACGGAAATGTGTTGTTTAAAGACCTGGAAAGCGGCGAAAAAATCAAGACCCAACCCTATTTAATCAAAGAACAATATCGGGAGCGCATGCGCGCCTTTTTAAAGATGTATCAATTGGAAACCAGTAAAAATAACATCGAATATCAATTGATCTTTACCGACGAACCATTAAATATAGCCTTAACCAAGTTTTTAAGTAAAAGAAAGAGGATGATCTAA
- the folD gene encoding bifunctional methylenetetrahydrofolate dehydrogenase/methenyltetrahydrofolate cyclohydrolase FolD: MQKDKLLKGKPVADHIYGQVSERLKILKEKGILPRLTVILVGDDPASKVYVSRKEKTCQKLGMDSETLHLPAATSQAELLQLIEKLNADRSTHGILVQLPLPSHIDEHRVLLKIDPDKDVDCFHPRNVGLLVSGKPYVLPCTPAGIVEMLKYYQIQTEGKHAVIIGRSNIVGKPMANLLMQKASAANATVTVVHSRTKNLPEFTRQADILVAAMGRPEFVKADMVKEGAVVIDVGINRKDADNEKGYVLVGDVAFDEVLPKAAGITPVPGGVGPMTIAMLMHNTLTVAARQNQIAID; encoded by the coding sequence GTGCAGAAAGATAAACTGTTAAAAGGAAAACCCGTCGCCGACCATATTTACGGTCAGGTGAGCGAACGGTTAAAAATCTTAAAAGAAAAAGGAATTTTGCCCCGATTAACGGTGATTCTGGTAGGCGATGATCCGGCGTCTAAAGTTTATGTTTCGCGTAAAGAAAAGACCTGCCAAAAGCTGGGCATGGATTCCGAAACGCTCCATTTGCCGGCTGCCACGTCTCAAGCGGAACTGCTGCAGCTCATTGAAAAATTGAATGCGGATCGTTCGACGCACGGCATTCTGGTACAGCTGCCTTTGCCGTCGCATATCGATGAGCACAGAGTCCTGTTGAAAATAGATCCCGATAAAGACGTGGATTGTTTTCATCCGCGCAATGTGGGCCTGCTGGTAAGCGGCAAACCCTACGTGCTGCCCTGTACGCCGGCCGGTATTGTGGAAATGTTAAAATATTACCAGATTCAAACCGAAGGCAAACACGCGGTGATAATCGGCCGCAGCAATATCGTGGGTAAACCCATGGCCAATCTTTTGATGCAAAAAGCATCGGCTGCAAACGCCACGGTAACGGTTGTTCACAGCCGCACGAAAAACTTGCCCGAATTCACGCGCCAGGCCGATATTCTGGTGGCGGCCATGGGACGGCCCGAATTTGTTAAAGCCGACATGGTTAAAGAGGGCGCAGTGGTTATCGACGTGGGCATTAATCGAAAAGATGCCGATAACGAAAAAGGGTACGTGCTGGTGGGCGACGTGGCCTTTGATGAAGTGCTGCCAAAGGCGGCGGGCATTACGCCCGTGCCAGGCGGCGTGGGGCCTATGACCATTGCCATGCTTATGCACAATACCCTGACCGTGGCCGCCCGTCAGAATCAAATCGCCATCGATTAA